In Ailuropoda melanoleuca isolate Jingjing chromosome 4, ASM200744v2, whole genome shotgun sequence, the following proteins share a genomic window:
- the IL1R1 gene encoding interleukin-1 receptor type 1 isoform X2, producing MKVLLRLVCLIAVLIPSLEADICEERAERIILVSSAYEIDVHSCLLNPNERKGTIIWYKNDGKTPVSMEVDSRIHQHEDKLWFVPAKLEDSGHYYCAVRNSTYCLKVKITIKFVQHEPNLCYNTEAIFTQKLPVAADGQLVCPYMEFFKDEKNGLPEIQWHKDCKPLLLDNINFTGVTDRLIIANVTAAHEGKYTCGTFYTYLGKRYRITRVIELITIEEYKPVRPVIVSPANETMEAGLGVAEVPSAAVVCCGEEMDL from the exons ATGAAAGTGTTACTCAGGCTTGTTTGTCTCATAGCTGTACTGATTCCTTCTCTGGAAGCCG acATATGTGAGGAACGTGCAGAACGAATAATTTTAGTTTCATCTGCATATGAAATTGATGTTCATTCATGTCTTCTTAACCCAAATGAAAGGAAAGGCACTATAATTTGGTATAAAAATGACGGCAAGACTCCTGTATCTATGGAAGTAGACTCCAGGATTCACCAGCACGAAGATAAACTTTGGTTTGTTCCTGCCAAGTTGGAGGATTCAGGACATTACTATTGCGCCGTAAG gaATTCAACTTACTGCCTCAAAGTTAAAATCACTATTAAGTTTGTACAGCATGAACCTAACTTATGTTACAACACAGAAGCTATATTTACACAGAAACTACCTGTTGCTGCAGATGGACAACTTGTGTGTCCTTATATGgagttttttaaagatgaaaaaaatggctTACCCGAAATACAGTGGCATAAg gaTTGCAAACCTCTACTTCTTGACAATATAAACTTTACTGGAGTGACGGATAGACTCATCATAGCAAACGTGACTGCAGCGCATGAGGGGAAATATACTTGTGGAACATTCTACACGTACTTGGGAAAGCGATATCGTATTACCCGGGTGATAGAACTGATAACTATAG AAGAATACAAGCCTGTGAGGCCCGTAATTGTGAGTCCAGCTAATGAGACAATGGAAGCAGGTCTGG GTGTAGCGGAAGTCCCTTCAGCTGCGGTGGTGTGCTGTGGGGAAGAGATGGATTTGTAA